One Micromonospora sp. WMMD812 genomic window carries:
- a CDS encoding dienelactone hydrolase family protein: MPHIVLFHSVYGLRPAVLAAADRLRAAEHEVVAPDLYGVPAADTVEDGFALLEKIGHDVVLDRARAAVADLPPETVLAGFSMGAGIAGALLAERPAAAGLLLLHGSGGSPTAVRPGLPVQLHLADPDEYEPPDELDEWRRAMTAAGAALEVFRYPNAGHLFTDPDVPDHDAAAAEATWACVLSFLDAR, translated from the coding sequence ATGCCACACATCGTGCTGTTCCACTCGGTGTACGGGCTGCGGCCCGCCGTCCTGGCCGCCGCCGACCGGTTGCGCGCCGCCGAGCATGAGGTGGTCGCCCCCGACCTGTACGGCGTTCCGGCCGCCGACACCGTCGAGGACGGGTTCGCCCTGCTGGAGAAGATCGGCCACGACGTGGTGCTCGACCGGGCCCGGGCGGCGGTCGCCGACCTGCCACCGGAGACGGTGCTCGCCGGCTTCTCGATGGGGGCCGGGATTGCCGGGGCGCTGCTCGCGGAGCGTCCGGCCGCGGCCGGCCTGCTGCTCCTGCACGGCTCCGGCGGCTCGCCCACGGCGGTCCGCCCGGGCCTGCCCGTGCAGCTGCACCTCGCCGACCCCGACGAGTACGAACCGCCGGACGAGCTCGACGAGTGGCGCCGGGCGATGACGGCGGCCGGGGCGGCGCTGGAGGTGTTCCGCTACCCGAACGCCGGCCACCTCTTCACCGACCCGGACGTGCCCGACCACGACGCCGCGGCGGCCGAGGCGACCTGGGCCTGCGTCCTGTCCTTCCTCGACGCCCGTTGA
- a CDS encoding helix-turn-helix transcriptional regulator, protein MASDVDTAPLVGRADLVREIRSALLDDVAQGHTAAVFLTGESGVGKTRLLREAGAHLRDAGALVLTGSCLDIGDASPLHPLLQALRRFDAELSTSHARTSSAVRGLLQMFAEETAGPDGAGALLERVSRGLHLIAEGRPLVLVLDDLQWVDRSTRQLLLYLLAGLGDLQLSVLAAVRAESLQGAHPLRRVLTELRRLRSVRVRDLAPLDRADTEQLAAAVVGGVLPTDAAEQIWRRSGGNPFVVEELARDLRDGRDGLSDTLREIFLARVDALPQHAHAVVHAVAAGVEPVEHWLLAQVVRLPEQEVIEAVRAAVAHRLLVSADDGYRLRHRLVAEVLEHELLPAERSALHRRYAEALTSAEAELHQARLAHHWRLAGEPARALPAAMAAAQEAERLHGYAEAHRHWSVALQLADTPAGGPFAVDRSDLLGHAAEAAHHSGEHARALALLEELAKVDGMSSCALHIRRARYLAAAGRSALAEEEYGRALEAADCTPRERATAAAHLAELLLHLGRYADAGQRAREALDLAAAVDGSTSEVVLASAALGFSEAYLEDPDAGLAVMRRALATAERAGRPEDVACAYLHLAELLTGPLNILEEGVVVARRGAERVAELGLGRTWETRLLAIATNGLFRVGQWAEAEKVVAAALRHRPSGADAVELLLARCRLSVGYGDIDAADRDLDSVATVLAGGGARHVIPLLTLRAGLAMWQGRHDLARQAVQRGLTEIRSDDVGILAALVWHGLRAEAEAHASRTVAVDETAVRRLRDVAERVSRKSEKAARPVRDVVDGFLALCAAEVSRLDGNDPELWARSVVEWDRRNHPYPAAYSRLRQAEALLARRSRVATAGKLLREAYQVAQGLGAVPMTSEIKTLAARARVSLEQRELARGGRDAAESAPGDDELAVLTAREREVLAAVAEGLTNKEIGQRLFISERTIGVHVSHIFDKLQVRTRVQASAIYLRNGRG, encoded by the coding sequence ATGGCCAGCGATGTGGACACCGCGCCGCTCGTCGGCAGGGCCGACCTGGTGCGGGAGATCCGGTCCGCGCTGCTCGACGACGTCGCGCAGGGGCACACCGCAGCCGTCTTCCTCACCGGCGAGAGCGGAGTGGGCAAGACCCGGCTGCTGCGCGAGGCGGGTGCGCACCTGCGCGACGCCGGCGCGCTGGTGCTCACCGGCTCCTGCCTGGACATCGGCGACGCCTCGCCGCTGCATCCGTTGCTGCAGGCGCTGCGACGTTTCGACGCCGAGCTGTCCACCTCGCACGCCCGCACGTCGTCGGCGGTCCGTGGCCTGCTGCAGATGTTCGCCGAGGAGACCGCCGGCCCGGACGGCGCGGGCGCGCTGCTGGAGCGGGTCTCCCGCGGGCTGCACCTGATCGCCGAGGGCCGGCCGCTGGTGCTCGTCCTCGACGACCTGCAGTGGGTCGACCGGAGCACCCGCCAGCTGCTGCTCTACCTGCTCGCCGGGCTCGGCGACCTCCAGCTCTCGGTGCTCGCCGCCGTCCGGGCCGAGTCGCTGCAGGGCGCGCACCCGCTGCGCCGCGTCCTCACCGAGCTTCGGCGGCTGCGGTCGGTGCGGGTGCGCGACCTCGCCCCGCTGGACCGGGCCGACACCGAGCAGCTCGCCGCCGCGGTGGTCGGCGGCGTGCTGCCGACCGACGCCGCCGAGCAGATCTGGCGGCGCAGCGGCGGCAACCCGTTCGTCGTCGAGGAGCTGGCCCGCGACCTGCGCGACGGCCGCGACGGGCTCTCCGACACCCTGCGGGAGATCTTCCTCGCCCGGGTGGACGCGTTGCCCCAGCACGCCCACGCGGTGGTCCATGCCGTCGCGGCCGGCGTGGAGCCGGTGGAGCACTGGCTGCTGGCCCAGGTGGTGCGGCTGCCGGAGCAGGAGGTGATCGAGGCGGTCCGAGCCGCCGTCGCACACCGGCTGCTGGTGAGCGCGGACGACGGCTACCGGCTGCGGCACCGGCTCGTCGCCGAGGTGCTGGAACACGAGTTGCTGCCGGCCGAGCGCTCCGCGCTGCACCGGCGCTACGCCGAGGCGCTCACCTCGGCCGAGGCGGAGCTGCACCAGGCGCGGCTGGCGCATCACTGGCGGCTGGCCGGTGAGCCGGCCCGGGCGCTGCCGGCGGCGATGGCCGCAGCACAGGAGGCGGAGCGGTTGCACGGCTACGCCGAGGCGCACCGGCACTGGTCGGTCGCGCTGCAGCTGGCCGACACCCCGGCCGGTGGACCGTTCGCGGTCGACCGGTCCGACCTGCTCGGGCACGCCGCCGAGGCCGCCCACCACAGCGGTGAGCACGCCCGGGCGCTGGCCCTGCTGGAGGAGCTGGCCAAGGTCGACGGCATGTCGTCCTGCGCGCTGCACATCCGCCGGGCCCGCTATCTCGCCGCCGCCGGCCGGTCCGCGCTGGCGGAGGAGGAGTACGGGCGGGCGCTGGAGGCCGCCGACTGCACACCGCGGGAGCGGGCCACCGCCGCCGCCCACCTGGCGGAGCTGCTGCTGCACCTCGGCCGGTACGCCGACGCGGGCCAGCGGGCCCGGGAGGCGCTGGACCTGGCCGCGGCGGTGGACGGCTCCACCTCGGAGGTGGTGCTGGCCAGCGCGGCGCTGGGCTTCAGCGAGGCGTACCTGGAGGACCCGGACGCCGGCCTGGCGGTGATGCGCCGGGCGCTGGCGACGGCCGAGCGCGCGGGCCGGCCCGAGGACGTGGCGTGCGCGTACCTGCACCTGGCCGAGCTGCTCACCGGCCCGCTGAACATCCTCGAAGAGGGTGTCGTGGTCGCCCGCCGCGGCGCGGAGCGGGTCGCCGAGCTGGGCCTCGGCCGCACCTGGGAGACCCGGCTGCTGGCCATCGCCACCAACGGTCTGTTCCGGGTGGGGCAGTGGGCCGAGGCCGAGAAGGTGGTCGCGGCCGCGCTGCGGCACCGTCCGTCCGGCGCCGACGCGGTCGAGCTGCTGCTGGCCCGCTGCCGGCTGTCGGTCGGCTACGGCGACATCGACGCGGCCGACCGGGATCTCGACTCGGTGGCCACCGTGCTGGCGGGTGGCGGCGCCCGGCACGTGATCCCGCTGCTCACCCTGCGCGCCGGCCTGGCCATGTGGCAGGGGCGCCACGACCTCGCCCGGCAGGCCGTGCAGCGTGGTCTCACCGAGATCCGCTCCGACGACGTGGGGATCCTCGCCGCGCTGGTCTGGCACGGCCTGCGCGCCGAGGCCGAGGCGCACGCCAGCCGGACGGTCGCCGTCGACGAGACGGCGGTACGGCGGCTGCGCGACGTGGCCGAGCGGGTGTCCCGCAAGAGCGAGAAGGCCGCCCGGCCTGTCCGCGACGTGGTCGACGGCTTCCTCGCGCTGTGCGCCGCCGAGGTGAGCCGGCTCGACGGCAACGACCCGGAGCTGTGGGCCCGGTCGGTGGTCGAGTGGGATCGGCGCAACCACCCCTACCCGGCGGCGTACTCGCGACTGCGGCAGGCCGAGGCGTTGCTGGCCCGGCGCAGTCGGGTGGCGACCGCCGGCAAGCTGCTGCGCGAGGCGTACCAGGTGGCGCAGGGGTTGGGCGCGGTGCCGATGACGTCGGAGATCAAGACGTTGGCCGCCCGGGCCCGGGTGTCGCTGGAGCAGCGTGAGCTGGCGCGCGGCGGCCGGGACGCGGCGGAGTCCGCGCCGGGCGACGACGAGCTGGCCGTGCTCACCGCGCGGGAGCGGGAGGTGCTCGCCGCGGTGGCCGAGGGGCTGACCAACAAGGAGATCGGTCAGCGGCTGTTCATCAGCGAGCGGACCATCGGGGTGCACGTGTCGCACATCTTCGACAAGCTCCAGGTCCGCACCCGCGTCCAGGCCAGCGCCATCTACCTGCGTAACGGTCGCGGGTGA
- the paaI gene encoding hydroxyphenylacetyl-CoA thioesterase PaaI, whose translation MFDADLASRGLGIELVEAADGAAVARMRVTGTMLNGHAIAHGGFVFLLADTAFALACNSWGPATVAAGGEIAFIRPVRAGDLLTARATERTRYGRSGIYDVTVTRGDGEVVAEFRGRSRTLAGDRPRPPADGAVPPPAP comes from the coding sequence ATGTTCGACGCCGACCTGGCCTCCCGCGGGCTCGGTATCGAACTGGTGGAGGCGGCCGACGGGGCGGCGGTCGCCCGGATGCGGGTCACCGGCACCATGTTGAACGGGCACGCCATCGCCCACGGCGGCTTCGTCTTCCTGCTGGCCGACACCGCCTTCGCGCTCGCCTGCAACAGTTGGGGACCGGCCACCGTCGCGGCGGGCGGCGAGATCGCCTTCATCCGCCCGGTCCGCGCCGGCGACCTGCTGACCGCCCGCGCCACCGAGCGCACCCGGTACGGTCGCAGCGGCATCTACGACGTCACGGTCACCCGCGGCGACGGCGAGGTGGTCGCCGAGTTCCGTGGGCGCAGCCGGACGCTCGCCGGTGACCGGCCGCGGCCGCCCGCCGACGGCGCCGTGCCGCCACCCGCGCCCTGA
- a CDS encoding zinc-binding dehydrogenase has product MRVIEVGAFGGPEVLTLAEAPEPVPGAGELLVEVAAADVLWVETAIRRGAGGDHFPVVPPYRPGVGVAGTVGVVGPGVDPAWVGRRVVTRTDARGGYLERAVAAVDGVLPVPEEVGLADAAALLHDGVTAAGLLDLVPVRAGDRVLVTAAAGGLGALLVQQVRAGGAYVVAAARGEAKREALYRLGADLAVDYAEPDWTGRVRAATGGLDVVLDGAGGEYGRAAFALVHDGGWFSAHGTPAGAFAVPDVDAARSRGVRVVGIADVQFTPERRRRYLRATLDAAAAGRIRPLIGQTFPLDRAADAHRAIEDRSAIGKTLLTV; this is encoded by the coding sequence GTGCGGGTGATCGAGGTGGGGGCCTTCGGCGGCCCGGAGGTGCTGACGCTGGCCGAGGCGCCCGAGCCGGTGCCCGGGGCGGGCGAACTCCTGGTCGAGGTGGCCGCCGCGGACGTGCTCTGGGTCGAGACGGCCATCCGTCGCGGCGCGGGCGGCGACCACTTCCCGGTCGTCCCGCCTTACCGGCCCGGGGTCGGCGTGGCCGGGACGGTCGGCGTGGTCGGCCCCGGCGTCGACCCGGCCTGGGTCGGGCGGCGGGTCGTCACCCGCACCGACGCGCGCGGCGGCTACCTGGAGCGCGCCGTGGCGGCGGTCGACGGGGTGCTGCCCGTACCCGAGGAGGTCGGCCTGGCGGACGCCGCCGCCCTGCTGCACGACGGGGTGACCGCGGCCGGGCTGCTCGACCTGGTGCCGGTGCGCGCCGGTGACCGGGTGCTCGTCACCGCGGCCGCCGGCGGACTGGGCGCCCTGCTCGTCCAGCAGGTACGCGCGGGCGGCGCGTACGTCGTCGCGGCGGCCCGCGGCGAGGCCAAGCGCGAGGCGCTCTACCGGCTCGGCGCGGACCTCGCGGTCGACTACGCCGAGCCGGACTGGACCGGCCGGGTCCGCGCCGCCACCGGCGGGCTGGACGTCGTCCTCGACGGTGCCGGTGGCGAGTACGGCCGGGCGGCGTTCGCGCTGGTCCACGACGGCGGTTGGTTCTCCGCCCACGGCACCCCGGCGGGCGCGTTCGCGGTGCCCGACGTCGACGCGGCCCGGTCGCGGGGCGTCCGCGTGGTCGGCATCGCCGACGTCCAGTTCACCCCCGAGCGCCGGCGCCGCTACCTGCGCGCCACGCTCGACGCGGCCGCGGCGGGCCGGATCAGGCCCCTGATCGGGCAGACGTTCCCCCTCGACCGGGCCGCGGACGCGCACCGGGCGATCGAGGACCGGTCGGCGATCGGCAAGACGCTCCTCACCGTCTGA
- a CDS encoding nucleotide disphospho-sugar-binding domain-containing protein, with protein sequence MRVLVVSAPLIGHVFPMIPLAAALREAGHEVLVATGGDGMAAARSGLPVHDVAPGFDLGRIALRVLPRHPLVARAELAGTAGTRGAGLLFGALNDRLTDPVVALATEWKPDLVLHEPFAVAGAVAAARLGVPAVRQENALFDGRELGRATIARLSGALRRHGLAELPPPAAAIAVAPPSVLRQDGWPMRYASYVGGGELPDWLREPGERPRVLVSRSTLTGPGGAWPMPAVAAAAARVDAEFVLVRPDPRTARRPLPGNVRTVDWIPLHAALPASAALVHHGGAGSVYNALTAGVPQLATFGPGDRRQNAELVARRGAGLAVPPRDITAETLTRLVTDPALRAAAREVSREIAAMPPPADLVARLEDLP encoded by the coding sequence ATGCGTGTCCTGGTGGTCTCGGCACCGTTGATCGGCCACGTCTTCCCGATGATTCCGCTCGCCGCCGCGCTGCGCGAGGCCGGGCACGAGGTGCTCGTCGCCACCGGCGGCGACGGCATGGCCGCCGCCCGGTCCGGGTTGCCGGTGCACGACGTCGCACCCGGGTTCGACCTCGGCCGGATCGCCCTCCGTGTGCTGCCCCGTCACCCGCTCGTCGCCCGGGCCGAGTTGGCCGGGACGGCCGGCACCCGGGGCGCCGGGCTGCTGTTCGGGGCACTCAACGACCGGCTGACCGACCCCGTGGTCGCGCTGGCCACCGAGTGGAAGCCCGACCTGGTCCTGCACGAGCCGTTCGCGGTGGCCGGCGCCGTCGCCGCCGCCCGGCTCGGCGTGCCGGCGGTACGCCAGGAGAACGCCCTCTTCGACGGTCGGGAGCTGGGCCGGGCCACCATCGCCCGGCTGTCGGGCGCCCTGCGTCGACACGGCCTGGCCGAGCTGCCCCCACCGGCGGCCGCGATCGCCGTCGCCCCGCCCAGCGTGCTGCGGCAGGACGGCTGGCCGATGCGCTACGCGTCCTACGTCGGCGGCGGGGAGCTGCCGGACTGGTTGCGGGAGCCGGGCGAGCGCCCCCGCGTGCTGGTCAGCCGCAGCACCCTGACCGGGCCGGGCGGAGCCTGGCCGATGCCCGCCGTGGCGGCCGCCGCCGCCAGGGTCGACGCCGAGTTCGTGCTGGTCCGGCCCGACCCGCGCACCGCCCGCCGGCCGCTGCCCGGCAACGTGCGGACGGTCGACTGGATTCCGCTGCACGCCGCCCTGCCGGCGAGCGCCGCGCTGGTCCACCACGGCGGCGCGGGCAGTGTCTACAATGCCCTCACCGCCGGCGTGCCGCAGCTGGCCACGTTCGGGCCGGGTGACCGGCGGCAGAACGCGGAGCTGGTGGCGCGCCGGGGGGCCGGTCTCGCGGTCCCGCCCCGGGACATCACCGCCGAGACCCTCACCCGGCTGGTCACCGACCCGGCCCTGCGGGCGGCCGCGCGGGAGGTCAGCCGGGAGATCGCCGCGATGCCGCCGCCGGCCGACCTGGTCGCCCGGCTCGAAGACCTGCCCTGA
- a CDS encoding adenylate/guanylate cyclase domain-containing protein → MPQSTIVAAEPQVPARHWPVPEERRTVTVLFVDIVGSTALVDRLDPEDVRELQRAYFDTVARVLRRWHGVVEKYIGDAVMALFGARESDGFDAYRAVRAGLEIQQALDRRPLVAGTTIRVRVGVATGEAVVDLAAARDGGHGAASGAVITTAARLQEYAPPAAVVVCAATHRATAGLVKQRRLTPVTVPNRVPPMGVWHAVGPATPPVRRHDGPLVGRRRELATARDQIVRAVRERSPRWVSLVGPSGSGRSRLLHELTRAVGTVDGTPVRWCVASCPPYPDQPLAPVADLVRGLARAGAGEPLPAVREPLAAVLAGLLAPARLAAARPALERLLAAPDGTAAAAEGVGWCQEVLLRLAARGPVVVAVDDLDRAAPAVDRFLHGLFIAAAARGLPLVVVALHTPDRADALAVASDRADAPAAAPDRRCRVSVGPLAPVQSGRLLRHLLARAGQQVSLVDRLLPLVGGLPGHAEAYVRSLVDGADPVAPPVPDDVRRAVGAELDRLDGVGRAVMMAAATLGARFTPAAVERLLGWTPGRARPLLYALVEAGLVVTRPAGTYAVQTPALRQVAADRLPRRVRARFAHRAVGADPVGRAAGAEAVGHVTPAPHRTDAVRPAPLRAARPGRPATVPPSGRRSPDRPEAAPRPVDPARPAAALSVVGPETPRAAIGPAVPVGSAGPAGPAAVASVGPRRPGRSPATVTPARGASSDAPVAPPTEVAPNAGPVPPVRRRGPGAARDGHPAQRRLVVVPLGALPGPPAESGPPVRRPAPPGLPAGPVRASAAA, encoded by the coding sequence ATGCCCCAATCCACGATCGTCGCCGCCGAGCCGCAGGTCCCGGCGCGACACTGGCCGGTGCCGGAGGAGAGACGGACCGTCACCGTCCTGTTCGTCGACATCGTCGGCTCCACCGCGCTGGTCGACCGGCTGGACCCCGAGGACGTGCGCGAGCTGCAGCGTGCGTACTTCGACACCGTCGCCCGGGTGCTGCGCCGGTGGCACGGGGTGGTGGAGAAGTACATCGGCGACGCGGTCATGGCCCTCTTCGGCGCCCGCGAGTCCGACGGGTTCGACGCGTACCGGGCGGTCCGGGCCGGGCTGGAGATCCAGCAGGCGCTCGACCGGCGGCCGCTGGTCGCCGGCACCACCATCCGGGTCCGGGTCGGCGTGGCCACGGGCGAGGCCGTGGTGGACCTGGCGGCGGCCCGCGACGGCGGTCACGGCGCGGCCAGCGGCGCGGTGATCACCACCGCGGCCCGGCTCCAGGAGTACGCCCCGCCGGCCGCGGTCGTCGTCTGCGCGGCCACCCACCGGGCCACCGCCGGGCTGGTGAAGCAGCGCCGACTCACCCCGGTGACGGTGCCCAACCGGGTGCCGCCGATGGGCGTCTGGCACGCGGTCGGCCCGGCCACCCCGCCGGTCCGTCGACACGACGGCCCGCTGGTCGGCCGTCGCCGCGAACTGGCCACCGCCCGGGACCAGATCGTCCGCGCCGTACGCGAGCGCAGCCCCCGCTGGGTGTCGCTGGTCGGGCCCTCCGGCAGTGGTCGCAGCCGGCTGCTGCACGAGCTGACCCGGGCGGTCGGCACGGTGGACGGGACGCCGGTGCGCTGGTGCGTGGCGTCCTGCCCGCCCTACCCGGACCAGCCGCTGGCCCCGGTGGCGGACCTGGTGCGCGGGCTCGCCCGCGCCGGCGCCGGAGAGCCCCTCCCGGCGGTACGTGAGCCGCTGGCCGCCGTCCTGGCGGGCCTGCTCGCGCCGGCCCGGCTGGCGGCGGCGCGGCCGGCGCTGGAGCGACTGCTCGCCGCGCCGGACGGCACCGCCGCCGCGGCGGAGGGGGTTGGCTGGTGCCAGGAGGTGCTGCTGCGCCTCGCGGCGCGCGGGCCGGTGGTGGTGGCCGTCGACGACCTGGACCGCGCCGCGCCGGCGGTCGACCGCTTCCTGCACGGGCTGTTCATCGCGGCGGCCGCCCGCGGACTACCGCTGGTGGTCGTCGCGCTGCACACGCCGGACCGCGCCGACGCGCTGGCCGTGGCATCGGACCGCGCCGACGCGCCGGCCGCGGCGCCGGACCGGCGGTGCCGGGTGTCGGTGGGCCCGCTCGCCCCGGTGCAGTCCGGCCGGCTGCTGCGCCATCTGCTGGCCCGGGCGGGCCAGCAGGTGAGCCTGGTCGACCGCCTGCTGCCGCTGGTCGGTGGCCTGCCCGGCCACGCCGAGGCGTACGTGCGGTCCCTGGTGGACGGGGCGGACCCGGTCGCGCCGCCCGTGCCCGACGACGTGCGCCGGGCGGTCGGTGCGGAGCTGGACCGGCTCGACGGCGTCGGACGCGCCGTGATGATGGCCGCCGCGACCCTCGGTGCCCGGTTCACGCCCGCGGCCGTGGAGCGGCTGCTCGGCTGGACGCCCGGCCGCGCCCGGCCGCTGCTGTACGCCCTCGTCGAGGCCGGCCTCGTCGTCACCCGCCCGGCCGGCACGTACGCGGTCCAGACCCCGGCGCTGCGCCAGGTGGCCGCCGACCGGCTCCCCCGCCGGGTCCGGGCCCGGTTCGCCCACCGCGCCGTGGGCGCCGACCCGGTCGGCCGCGCCGCGGGCGCCGAGGCGGTCGGCCACGTCACGCCGGCGCCGCACCGGACCGACGCCGTTCGGCCGGCGCCCCTGCGCGCGGCGCGCCCCGGACGGCCCGCGACCGTCCCGCCGTCCGGTCGTCGCTCCCCGGATCGGCCCGAGGCCGCGCCCAGGCCGGTTGATCCGGCCCGGCCGGCTGCCGCGCTCAGCGTGGTCGGGCCGGAAACACCGCGCGCCGCGATCGGCCCGGCGGTCCCGGTCGGCTCGGCCGGCCCGGCCGGTCCGGCCGCGGTCGCCTCGGTCGGCCCGCGCCGGCCCGGCAGGTCACCGGCCACGGTGACGCCGGCGCGGGGGGCCAGCTCGGACGCGCCCGTCGCGCCGCCGACGGAGGTGGCGCCGAATGCCGGGCCGGTCCCCCCGGTACGACGGCGGGGACCCGGCGCGGCGCGGGACGGCCATCCGGCGCAGCGCCGGCTCGTCGTGGTGCCGCTCGGCGCGCTCCCGGGACCGCCGGCGGAATCGGGCCCACCCGTGCGCCGGCCCGCGCCGCCCGGGTTGCCGGCCGGCCCCGTCCGTGCGTCGGCGGCCGCCTGA
- a CDS encoding class I SAM-dependent methyltransferase, with the protein MSPYITDAAAWQESWDRQQEAYLPDREHRFTALLDAVDAVTDGAPPRVLDLAGGTGTISLRTLARFPGAEVTLLDLDPALLAIAEVSLADRATVVTADLGRPDWVTALPHQEYDAVLTATALHWLPADRLARLYAEIRGVLRPGGILANADHMPDDGLPELTKRLTARAQSRRAARYATGAVLSWSDWWDRAGADPALAPLVERRHAIYPTGHSPEWNPPVSWHLAALTDAGFTEVGTLWRGGADAAVVALR; encoded by the coding sequence ATGAGTCCTTACATCACGGATGCGGCCGCCTGGCAGGAGAGCTGGGACCGGCAGCAGGAGGCATACCTGCCGGACCGCGAGCACCGCTTCACGGCCCTGCTCGACGCCGTCGACGCGGTCACCGACGGCGCCCCGCCACGGGTGCTCGACCTGGCCGGGGGCACCGGCACCATCTCGCTGCGCACGCTCGCCCGCTTCCCCGGCGCCGAGGTGACCCTGCTCGACCTGGACCCGGCGCTGCTCGCCATCGCGGAGGTGTCGCTGGCCGACCGCGCCACCGTGGTCACCGCCGACCTGGGCCGCCCCGACTGGGTGACGGCGCTCCCGCACCAGGAGTACGACGCGGTGCTGACCGCCACCGCCCTGCACTGGCTGCCCGCCGACCGGCTCGCCCGGCTCTACGCGGAGATCCGCGGCGTGCTGCGCCCGGGCGGGATCTTGGCCAACGCCGACCACATGCCCGACGACGGCCTCCCCGAGCTGACCAAGCGGCTCACCGCCCGCGCGCAGTCCCGCCGCGCCGCCCGGTACGCGACCGGCGCGGTCCTCTCCTGGTCGGACTGGTGGGACCGGGCGGGCGCCGACCCGGCCCTCGCCCCGCTCGTCGAGCGCCGGCACGCGATCTACCCGACCGGGCACAGTCCGGAGTGGAACCCCCCGGTGTCGTGGCACCTGGCCGCGCTGACCGACGCCGGCTTCACCGAGGTCGGCACCCTCTGGCGTGGCGGCGCGGACGCCGCGGTCGTCGCACTCCGCTGA
- the paaK gene encoding phenylacetate--CoA ligase PaaK — translation MQERAPRPEELEPIERAGVDELRSVQRERLRWSLRHAYDNVPHYRRAFDDAGAHPDDLRDLDDLARFPFTGKAELRENYPFGMFAVPREQVARVHASSGTTGRPTVVGYTRADLTTWARLMARSIRASGGRPGDRVHVAYGYGLFTGGLGAHYGAEELGCTVIPVSGGMTERQVMLIRDFEPEVIMVTPSYMLAIVDEMERQGVDPRATSLQVGIFGAEPWTEDMRREMEQRLDMHAVDIYGLSEVMGPGVANECVETKDGLHLWEDHFYPEIIDPVTGEVLPDGEPGELVLTSLTKEAMPVVRYRTRDLTRLLPGTARPMRRIEKITGRTDDMMIVRGVNVFPTQIEELILRTPELSPHFQCVLDRHGRMDTLTVRVERRAGVAVDAAERAGAVLVDLVKNTIGVSVAVEVTAPDGVERSMGKMRRIVDQRRGR, via the coding sequence ATGCAGGAGCGGGCCCCCCGTCCCGAGGAGCTGGAACCGATCGAGCGGGCCGGCGTCGACGAGCTGCGGTCGGTGCAGCGCGAGCGGCTGCGCTGGTCGCTGCGGCACGCGTACGACAACGTCCCGCACTATCGGCGCGCGTTCGACGACGCCGGGGCGCACCCCGACGACCTCCGCGACCTCGACGACCTGGCCCGGTTTCCGTTCACCGGCAAGGCCGAGCTGCGGGAGAACTACCCGTTCGGCATGTTCGCCGTGCCCCGGGAGCAGGTCGCTCGGGTACACGCCTCCTCCGGCACCACCGGTCGGCCCACCGTGGTGGGCTACACGCGCGCGGACCTGACCACCTGGGCCCGGCTGATGGCCCGGTCCATCCGCGCCTCCGGCGGGCGGCCGGGCGACCGGGTGCACGTCGCGTACGGCTACGGCCTGTTCACCGGCGGCCTGGGCGCGCACTACGGCGCGGAGGAGCTGGGCTGCACCGTCATCCCGGTCTCCGGCGGCATGACCGAGCGGCAGGTGATGCTGATCCGGGACTTCGAGCCCGAGGTCATCATGGTCACCCCCAGCTACATGCTGGCGATCGTCGACGAGATGGAGCGCCAGGGTGTCGACCCGCGCGCCACCTCGCTGCAGGTCGGCATCTTCGGCGCGGAGCCGTGGACCGAGGACATGCGCCGGGAGATGGAGCAGCGCCTCGACATGCACGCCGTGGACATCTACGGGCTCTCCGAGGTGATGGGCCCCGGCGTCGCCAACGAGTGTGTCGAGACCAAGGACGGGCTGCACCTGTGGGAGGACCACTTCTACCCCGAGATCATCGACCCGGTCACGGGCGAGGTGCTGCCCGACGGTGAGCCGGGTGAGCTGGTGCTGACCTCGCTGACCAAGGAGGCGATGCCGGTCGTCCGCTACCGCACGCGGGACCTGACCCGCCTGCTGCCGGGCACCGCCCGGCCGATGCGGCGGATCGAGAAGATCACCGGGCGGACCGACGACATGATGATCGTCCGCGGGGTCAACGTCTTCCCGACCCAGATCGAGGAGCTGATCCTGCGTACCCCCGAACTGTCCCCGCACTTCCAGTGCGTGCTGGACCGGCATGGACGGATGGACACCCTGACCGTGCGGGTCGAGCGGCGGGCCGGGGTGGCGGTCGACGCCGCCGAGCGGGCCGGCGCGGTGCTGGTCGACCTGGTCAAGAACACCATCGGGGTGAGCGTGGCGGTCGAGGTGACCGCCCCGGACGGCGTGGAGCGGTCGATGGGGAAGATGCGGCGGATCGTCGACCAGCGGCGGGGCCGCTGA